The following coding sequences lie in one Cannabis sativa cultivar Pink pepper isolate KNU-18-1 chromosome 5, ASM2916894v1, whole genome shotgun sequence genomic window:
- the LOC133038267 gene encoding uncharacterized protein LOC133038267: protein MEMFREGGSTSRPPMLEGANYPYWKTKMRAFLRAVNERVWMAIEDGWTCPTMMDNGVTKPKPTSLWTPDEMERANFNSKAIHALFNAVSTNQLKVIANCEMAKEAWEKLRIKNEGTDAVKKSRLRALAKAFEDLSMEEEETVAEFHAKLCDISNESYALGKTYSNAKLVRKVLGVLPRRFMSKVTSIEEMRNVEELDLDELIGSLQNYEMSLTRWKKEKKKMDVNKEKWDNNIAFIHKEENKSIPDLFAGFSDEAVDLLTKNYAKFLKKKYKKLCSEGKENDSKRNPLGNFWHGQQPSDNKSMGIQCRECDGFGHIQAECANTLKKKKALVATWSDSDEEKDSIASKSSNEDKQVVAFMAQSHQSVESEDDGVSTVSEVDSNGRQNAYEEMFAQWEYMTKQIRGLNSAKEQIESEKVNLEDTVKNLNKLLDEKDNEIYKLSAELIRAKQAIEFIPPGTAAINQTLQLQKPYSDRTSIGYKMLYKQGDNLGVEESITPVINLDKKDDKQSSFPSTPQSSDPTGKFHVPSGPTKVKLEGRRIAPENISQMERFIPVCHFCNRRGHIRPRCYKLQNYLKAMINRPMSFQKPNKTRKEGSQCEWRLRADRESNVGLVAQVSLSAFLEGQWYLDSGCSRHMTGNKKLLVNYKEAKEGVVTFGDGNKGHIIGKGDLVMSRAAPLTEVLYVKGLKANLISIGQLCDANYTVSFSKTHCLVSFYGCSVLTGKSSSYGSYLLDNVVLCNSASLDKSDIGDFTAIPKVLTKRNKSVKSSPRLSRAHSLLLVLWYGLLNLILLNLGFKQRNDDVFVLVYAGFENVVHRTPLLQKKYDTHIICCLVFLIACLCVFMCDNESSTNISQNAR from the coding sequence ATGGAGATGTTCAGAGAAGGAGGGTCCACATCACGACCCCCAATGCTGGAAGGTGCTAATTACCCATACTGGAAAACCAAAATGCGAGCATTCTTGAGGGCGGTGAATGAAAGAGTTTGGATGGCCATAGAAGATGGTTGGACATGCCCAACGATGATGGATAACGGTGTCACCAAACCAAAACCTACGAGCTTGTGGACTCCAGATGAGATGGAGAGGGCCAATTTTAATTCGAAGGCCATTCATGCTTTGTTCAATGCAGTGTCCACAAATCAATTGAAGGTCATTGCAAACTGTGAGATGGCCAAAGAGGCTTGGGAAAAATTACGAATTAAAAATGAAGGAACGGATGCTGTAAAGAAATCCCGTCTTCGTGCTTTGGCAAAAGCGTTTGAAGATTTATCaatggaggaagaagaaacagTGGCTGAGTTCCATGCTAAATTGTGTGACATATCAAATGAATCTTATGCTTTGGGAAAGACTTATTCTAATGCAAAGCTGGTTCGTAAAGTCCTTGGAGTCCTACCTAGGAGATTTATGTCTAAAGTAACCTCCATTGAAGAAATGAGAAACGTGGAGGAACTGGATCTTGATGAACTGATTGGATccttgcaaaattatgaaatgtcATTAACAAggtggaagaaagaaaaaaagaagatggACGTGAACAAGGAAAAATGGGACAACAATATTGCGTTCATTCACAAAGAAGAAAATAAGTCTATCCCAGATTTGTTTGCTGGTTTCTCAGATGAAGCTGTAGATTTGCTGACCAAGAACTATGcaaaattcttgaaaaagaaGTACAAGAAACTGTGTTCTGAAGGTAAGGAAAATGATTCCAAAAGAAATCCTCTTGGGAACTTCTGGCATGGTCAGCAACCCAGTGACAATAAGAGCATGGGCATTCAGTGTAGAGAATGTGATGGGTTCGGACACATTCAGGCCGAGTGTGCTAACACTCTCAAAAAGAAGAAAGCCCTTGTTGCCACCTGGAGCGATAGTGACGAAGAAAAAGACTCTATTGCAAGCAAAAGTTCTAATGAGGATAAACAGGTAGTGGCTTTCATGGCTCAAAGTCATCAGTCTGTTGAATCTGAGGATGATGGAGTCTCCACTGTGTCTGAAGTCGACAGTAATGGAAGACAAAATGCATATGAAGAGATGTTTGCTCAATGGGAATATATGACTAAGCAGATTAGAGGTCTGAATAGTGCCAAGGAGCAGATAGAGTCTGAAAAAGTCAACCTGGAGGACACTGTTAAGAATCTCAACAAACTTCTTGATGAGAAGGACAATGAGATCTACAAGCTTTCAGCTGAACTCATAAGAGCTAAACAGGCTATAGAGTTTATCCCTCCAGGAACGGCTGCCATCAATCAAactcttcaacttcaaaaaccTTATAGTGATCGAACCTCTATCGGATACAAGATGTTGTATAAGCAAGGAGATAACTTGGGGGTAGAAGAGTCCATTACACCAGTGATCAACCTAGACAAAAAGGATGACAAGCAATCATCATTTCCCTCGACACCTCAGTCCTCAGACCCCACTGGAAAATTCCATGTTCCATCTGGACCTACCAAGGTGAAGTTAGAAGGAAGAAGAATTGCCCCGGAGAATATATCTCAAATGGAGAGATTCATCCCAGTGTGTCACTTCTGTAACAGGAGGGGTCATATTCGACCCAGATGCTATAAGCTGCAGAACTACTTGAAAGCTATGATCAATCGACCTATGAGTTTTCAAAAACCCAATAAAACTCGAAAGGAAGGATCTCAATGTGAGTGGAGATTGAGGGCTGATCGTGAATCGAATGTTGGGTTGGTAGCTCAAGTTTCACTGTCTGCATTTCTGGAAGGACAGTGGTACTTGGATAGTGGTTGCTCTCGACACATGACGGGCAACAAGAAATTGTTAGTCAATTACAAAGAAGCAAAGGAAGGAGTTGTCACTTTTGGTGATGGAAATAAGGGCCATATTATTGGAAAAGGAGACTTGGTGATGAGTAGAGCTGCACCTCTTACTGAAGTACTATATGTGAAAGGACTCAAGGCAAATCTGATAAGCATCggtcaactttgtgatgcaaattacactgtaagtttttctaaaactcaTTGTTTAGTTTCATTTTATGGGTGCTCAGTCTTAACAGGGAAGAGTTCTAGTTATGGTAGTTATTTGTTGGACAATGTTGTCCTATGTAATAGTGCATCATTGGATAAATCAGATATTGGAGACTTTACTGCTATTCCAAAAGTTTTAACCAAAAGAAATAAGAGTGTTAAATCATCACCTCGTCTTTCAAGAGCTCATTCACTATTATTAGTGCTATGGTATGGTCTTCTAAACCTTATACTGTTGAATCTTGGGTTTAAACAAAGAAATGATGATGTTTTTGTCCTAGTGTATGCTGGTTTTGAAAATGTTGTACATCGTACTCCCTTGCTTCAAAAGAAATATGATACACACATAATATGTTGTCTAGTGTTCCTCATTGCTTGTTTATGTGTCTTCATGTGTGATAATGAAAGTTCCACAAACATTTCTCAAAATGCACGTTGA